A region from the Ornithodoros turicata isolate Travis unplaced genomic scaffold, ASM3712646v1 ctg00001113.1, whole genome shotgun sequence genome encodes:
- the LOC135376466 gene encoding uncharacterized protein LOC135376466, which yields MEELKRRRGGLRSALSRSINGALEKLTEADLQEEEIEVLTAQLKKKLEKLEAVDAELEVLWTEQELEAEQQESFEYNPELNLVKFNGQRKDWMAFWEQFRQVIHDNGRLSVCEKFSYLRSALTGEAAAAISGLPPTERCYNDALEILKGRYGNEALQIEDHMTRLMGLQPVRSHQDAKGLRKLHDELSSHTRALKALGVSEESFSSMLYSLMLRLIPQSIVVEFNRRMLEAEDGSPEEGGSREETPNGQGDRENPSPSSGEHVAKLRKFIKFLRVEVECLERTLTAQGTRKDTGDGFPKMKGARKQRTKGSARLSSAAALVNTTDQLSDCFFCKSRDHRTTECDTRMSQDDKLRRLQEAGRCFRCTWPNHVSRKCWRKVKCGKCQGRHAASVCNHRRGDEEVIQDRAADGTTQLSLELLNEDYAPTTVLQTTVAWCKGEKEQRKCKVMFDTGSQRSFVTKQIAQTLHCRTVGEETVKVGVFGGQEEERLYRRVRLKLQSIYNENEYDLEVLKAKDQQVLIGTDVYWDLVTGEVIRLGRALRAVETRLGWTVHGATSEAGRSHESNQALVLRVSANQDQQDNYVQKFWQLEAIGVAPETEKSESDSALRRFGETVTLNEGRYEVSLPYKAVGNLDSNEEIALKRLGQLTRKLSKNEELMNRYDEAIRMYSQNNMAERVPAKSGEVVYYMPHQAVLRETSSTTKLRVVFDCSSSNGSTKSLNDCLEVGPNLNPDVVELMINFRINKVALVADVEKAFLQIQVKEDDRDALRYLWYEGKPQKGSPLPKVEHWRMTRVPFGTTASPFLLAATLRHHFKVMEQEYPDTAKMLGKHIYVDDLVTGANDAKEAIKIAKDSTEILQRANMKLHKWPSNDKSVLEFLRETDMLTFSVDGVWNMYQATGATKRLVLRITARIFDPLWMLAPFTIRGKAIFQELWKLKVGWDDPLPAQSQVSWSQWGSNCIIFKRFNYQAKLKKRSGEGGPLGSEEVREDENYCLKIVQQNAFHAEIASGSEPKTVACEIAPTRVQSVLDGEGILRMTGRLQESDLPYAQKHPIVLQSKTLTLKLSSESAIWMCYTA from the exons ATGGAAGAACTGAAGCGGCGTCGAGGAGGATTGAGGAGTGCTCTTTCTCGCTCGATCAATGGAGCATTGGAGAAGCTCACCGAAGCAGATCTTCAGGAGGAAGAAATCGAGGTCCTGACTGCACAGCTAAAGAAGAAACTGGAGAAGTTGGAGGCAGTGGACGCAGAACTGGAGGTCCTCTGGACAGAACAAGAACTCGAGGCCGAACAACAAGAAAGCTTTGAATATA ATCCGGAGTTGAACCTAGTCAAATTCAACGGGCAACGAAAGGACTGGATGGCATTTTGGGAACAGTTTCGGCAAGTCATTCATGACAATGGGAGGCTTTCCGTTTGCGAGAAGTTCAGCTACTTGAGGTCAGCTCTCACTGGGGAAGCTGCAGCAGCAATATCTGGACTGCCACCTACAGAAAGGTGTTACAATGACGCACTTGAAATTTTGAAAGGTCGTTACGGGAATGAAGCCCTGCAAATAGAGGACCACATGACGAGGCTCATGGGATTACAACCAGTCAGGTCCCACCAGGATGCAAAGGGTCTCAGGAAGCTCCATGACGAGCTGTCATCGCATACAAGAGCTCTGAAGGCATTAGGAGTCTCGGAGGAGTCGTTTTCGTCAATGTTGTACTCCCTAATGCTTCGCCTGATACCACAAAGCATCGTTGTGGAATTCAACAGAAGGATGCTGGAGGCAGAAGATGGATCTCCAGAGGAAGGGGGATCTCGAGAGGAGACGCCCAACGGACAAGGTGACAGAGAAAATCCATCACCTTCCAGCGGGGAGCACGTCGCTAAGTTACGTAAATTCATCAAGTTCCTACGAGTGGAGGTAGAATGCTTGGAAAGAACGCTTACTGCTCAAGGAACAAGAAAAGATACAGGAGATGGATTTCCAAAAATGAAAGGCGCTCGAAAGCAGCGTACAAAGGGATCAGCGAGACTGTCGTCAGCAGCAGCACTAGTCAACACTACAGATCAGCTGTCGGATTGTTTCTTTTGCAAGTCACGGGATCACCGGACCACGGAGTGCGACACACGGATGTCACAGGATGACAAGCTGCGAAGGCTGCAGGAGGCAGGACGATGTTTCCGATGCACCTGGCCAAACCACGTATCGAGGAAATGTTGGAGGAAGGTGAAATGCGGTAAGTGCCAAGGAAGGCACGCGGCTTCGGTGTGCAATCATCGTAGAGGAGATGAAGAGGTGATTCAAGACCGCGCAGCGGATGGAACAACTCAACTGAGTTTAGAGCTGTTGAACGAAGATTATGCTCCTACGACTGTTTTGCAGACCACAGTTGCTTGGTGCAAAGGGGAAAAGGAGCAACGGAAATGTAAGGTGATGTTCGACACCGGCAGTCAACGCTCGTTCGTGACCAAGCAGATCGCCCAGACGCTCCACTGCAGGACGGTGGGAGAAGAGACTGTAAAAGTAGGAGTGTTTGGAGGGCAAGAGGAAGAGCGGCTATATAGACGAGTTCGACTGAAACTGCAAAGTATATACAACGAGAACGAGTACGACCTGGAAGTCCTG AAAGCCAAGGACCAGCAAGTTCTCATCGGCACAGACGTGTACTGGGATCTGGTGACAGGAGAAGTGATCAGGTTAGGACGAGCACTGAGAGCAGTAGAGACGCGGCTGGGATGGACAGTGCACGGGGCTACTTCAGAAGCGGGAAGGAGTCACGAGTCCAATCAAGCACTGGTACTACGAGTTTCTGCTAATCAGGACCAGCAGGATAACTACGTGCAGAAGTTTTGGCAACTGGAAGCAATTGGAGTCGCACCAGAAACCGAAAAGAGTGAAAGCGATAGTGCACTGCGGCGGTTCGGCGAAACGGTGACTTTGAACGAGGGACGCTATGAGGTATCACTTCCATACAAAGCCGTAGGGAACTTGGACAGCAACGAAGAGATTGCGCTGAAGAGGCTGGGCCAACTAACCAGAAAACTgtcaaaaaacgaagaactcaTGAACAGATATGATGAAGCCATACGCATGTATAGTCAAAATAACATGGCGGAGAGAGTACCGGCGAAGAGCGGGGAGGTCGTCTACTATATGCCTCACCAGGCGGTACTGAGAGAGACGAGTAGCACTACCAAATTGAGAGTGGTGTTCGACTGCTCATCAAGTAATGGAAGCACGAAGTCCCTCAACGACTGTTTGGAAGTCGGGCCTAATTTAAACCCGGATGTAGTGGAGCTAATGATCAACTTCCGAATCAATAAGGTGGCTTTAGTAGCGGATGTGGAGAAAGCCTTTCTGCAAATACAAGTGAAGGAGGACGATAGGGATGCTCTCCGCTATCTCTGGTATGAAGGAAAGCCACAAAAAGGAAGCCCGCTACCGAAAGTAGAACATTGGAGAATGACAAGGGTACCCTTCGGcacaacggcgagtccttttCTGCTGGCGGCGACATTACGACATCATTTTAAGGTCATGGAACAAGAATACCCTGATACCGCAAAAATGCTGGGAAAGCACATATACGTGGATGATCTGGTGACTGGGGCGAATGATGCAAAAGAGGCAATCAAGATTGCGAAAGACTCAACAGAGATCCTACAACGTGCGAACATGAAGTTGCACAAGTGGCCATCAAACGATAAAAGCGTGCTGGAGTTCCTGAGAG AAACAGACATGTTGACGTTTTCTGTCGATGGAGTTTGGAACATGTACCAGGCAACTGGGGCCACCAAACGACTTGTGCTACGAATTACAGCACGGATATTTGATCCACTTTGGATGTTGGCACCGTTTACTATCCGTGGAAAGGCAATATTTCAGGAGCTGTGGAAGCTAAAGGTCGGATGGGACGACCCTTTGCCTGCGCAGTCGCAAGTATCCTGGAGCCAGTGGGGTTCGAACTGTATCATCTTCAAGAGGTTCAATTACCAAG CCAAGCTGAAGAAACGGAGTGGGGAAGGTGGACCTCTCGGCTCAGAAGAGGTACGAGAAGACGAAAATTATTGTCTGAAGATCGTGCAGCAGAACGCGTTTCATGCAGAAATAGCCAGCGGTTCAGAGCCAAAGACCGTCGCCTGCGAAATCGCCCCTACAAGGGTACAGTCTGTTTTGGACGGCGAAGGGATCCTCAGGATGACTGGCAGATTACAAGAAAGCGACCTACCCTACGCTCAAAAGCATCCTATTGTGCTACAAAGCAAGACCCTTACTCTGAAGCTATCATCAGAAAGTGCCATTTGGATGTGTTACACGGCG